Genomic window (Magnolia sinica isolate HGM2019 chromosome 6, MsV1, whole genome shotgun sequence):
tccaggaaaaagattcaacttggttacTACAAACATTTCCGAGTGTGTTAatgccctcttcaaagaagcacgcgaataccccgttacgaaattgatagaaggggttagattgaaaataCAGGAATTattttataagagaagagaatctgcgACATCGTTTATAGGGCCattgacaccatgggcggagCAGTAGTTAAAGGATCTTGTGCAGAAGGTGCGAGAAGTTCGATGCCATCTTttttctcgagatgagtactatgTTGTGGAAGATTATAATTATACAGTCAAGCTCAGTGAGTTTTCGTGTACATGTACCGAGTTTGGCGTGAAGGGGTACCCTTGTGTACATGTCCTGTCAGTATGTATAAACTAAAATCTCCCTCATTACTCATATTGCTCCTCATTCTACACGGTGCAAAATTATATAGCTACGTATAGCGAATCGGTGTACCTAGTACGTGATAAGAGTGAGTGGGAAGAAATTTCGGTGGGCTTTAAGGAGTATTATGCGCAAATTAAACCTCCAGGACAAAGGAGGTCAGTTGGAAGACCCAAAAAGCTGAGAATTCCATCGCGTGGAGAGGAATCGAAAATAATAAAGTGTGGGCGATGCAAACAAACTGTTCATAATCGCTGGAAGTGCAAGTTTCTCATACCTGAaaaatagcatactttgtaatttatttagtgttttgatgtatagcatactttgtaatcttTGTGGATTATGAATGAACTTTCTACCTTGTCCCAaagtattttcagtttgtcccgctatgCTCATCAAAAAGGAATATGCTCATGGAAATAAATGCAAGGCAATTGCGTAGATACTAGAATGAGCAAAAGCAAAAACATGCCTGATAGACGAGAACTTCACAGGCATAGAAGGGAAACTCATTGGcctactcattttcatgtttgccccgctcatatttcaatttgccccgctgtttttctagtttgccctgctcaaaattcagtttgccccactcatattgcAGTTTGCCCcgccatttttctagtttgcctcgctcatatttcagtttgccccattgatattctagtttgacccgctcatatttcagtttgccccgctgattttctagttcgccccgcttattttctagtttcccccgctgattttctagtttgtccagctcatatttcagtttgccccgctgattttctagtttgccctactcatatttcagtttgccctgctgattttctagttcgccccacttattttctagtttttcccactgattttctagtttgcccagctcatatttcagtttgccccgctcattttctagtttgccccgctcattttcatgcttgcctaactcaatttcatgcttgggaTGAGAAATGACAGAATCAATCTAAGATGCATGATGAAGGAGATTGAGAGTGATAAAATGAGAACATCCATACACTACTGCTCATCATAAACCAAAGCGGAAACGCTTTCATTGATAATCTGAGTTAGTACATTGTTCTCATACATAACTAACCACGTAAAAAACGTAAATGATGCCAACTACTAACTATTACAGTACTAGATGGAAATGATCCACTTCTTACTACACATTAAACACAAAGCACATAACCACTAACACGGCTAAACAGAAGTGAAGGAGTCCATATGCATCACAACTCCCTACTGTGATATCGAGTCCGGCGAGGGAGGGGGCACTCCCTCCTTTTGTACACAACACAACACCGCCTTTATCGTTTGGTGCATACTCTTCATCTTACGCTTCCGATAGTCCTGGTCCTTCTTAATCTAAGATAGTTTCGCCTCGATCTCCCCTACACGCTCATCTAAACCTTGACGTGCATTGGGCACCTCACCTGTATCATcaccatctccttcttcttcaaccTCATCCTCTTCGctaccttcttcatcttcagctaTCTCGTCACCCATTTCTTCCAACCGCCTTGCCTCTTGTCTAGGGCCACATTACATGTGATTTAAGGTGTCTTCAGTTATCACTCTTTTTGGATGTGAAGGGCCGATGGATGCCCTGAACCCATTTTGTCGGGCTAGCTTGCAAATTAGGCGGACAAATGGGAGGGAGAGATTATATCTTCTTGTCTTCACGGACTTCGCTATATGGTAAAGGATAATGGAGGGCAGGCACACATTCTCCCCATGCCCTATCGGTACATTATCTCTGCATGATAGACAAAAACCTCCGTGCTATTTCCCCTTCTCGGATATAAATTATATGTGAAGATGTAATGCAACAGTCTGTAAATTAGAATCATTTCTTTGTTTCTGAAGCTACTATCTCTCCTCCACTCCACGAGGTGGCCACACAATCTCCTACTCAGCTCATTCCTGTGCTGCGATGTGTTCAAGTTCCTAGTGTTTATAGGGATATGGACCGTTCCCAGTGACACGTCAAGTATGTTCGCGATGTTTTCTACCCTGATGGGAATCAGCACGTCTCCAAATGAAATGTCAAATCCGAGTGGGTTGACACTTGCATTAATAATTCAAGAATGGAAAAACCGTACATCATGCTCGTTGGCTGGAAAATTACCTTCAAAAATAGGTCCCCAACCTTGATGCAAGAGCCGATCTAGCACGTCATTTTCGGCAAACAGTCGGTCCCCCACCGTGATTTCGAAAACCACTTCCCTATCGTGATATGGGCCCGCATCCAATGTCCAAAAGTTTCGATCGTGGCCACTCTTCGACCTCCTTTCATGATGAGCCGATCTAGAACTCATTGCACCAACATTGACCGTCCCTACATTTCCACTCTCAGGTGGTGATGATGGAGTCGCAACAGCCGTAACAGCTCACCTCGTGCTTCTTTGTTGAGATGGAGATGATGGACTTGCTTGAAccaccctcttcttccccatgaggatgATGGGTTTATAAAGGTGTTAAAAAGATGAAGAGATGATTGTGGAAGATGTGGAGAGGGGGTTTGGAAATTGAGGAGATGGtagaaggattaaaaaaaaagagggtgAAGGAAGATGCAGAAAGGGGAATGGAGATGAAGAAAGGCTTAAGGAAATGAGGGTTTGAAAGATGGAAATGGGGATTGTGGAAGATGTGGATAGTGGGTTTGGAAGTTGAGAGAGTTTGAAAGATGGAAATGGGTATTGTGGAAGATGTGGAGAGGGGGTTTGGAACTTGAAGAGATGGTAGaatgattggaaaaaaaaaaagagggtgaaggaagatgaagaaagggCAATGGAGATGAAGAAAGGTTTAGGGAAGTTGAGAGATTAAGAAGAAGAGAGGGTTTGTGTGAAGGAAGATGAGGAAGGGGGTATAGAATAGGAGGGTTTGGGCGTGTGAGGGGTTAAATGCACttgaaatgtgggacccacttaaaaattttcaaaaaaaaaggggaCGGGCGGCACTACCGCCCGGACCTccactttttttttgaaaattttcagtgggtcccacatttcaaGTGGATTTAAtaatttcaatgggccccacactctgaAATACAGTTTTGGTGAGCCCCACAATCAATGCACATGTGTTAGGCTATACCAATTTGGAGTGGTTATAGTCTTTTCtacaaaattttcagatttgtcccttttttttcaattttttattttttaaattttttataaaaaaagaagaagaagatgtgagATCACTTTTGCGATTATGCAATCACACATGATGGACTGCACATAATCACTTTTGCAATTTGACAACGTTGCCTGTGACGTTGAATGTATTAGCTTGGCTTTCTAGTTCATGGTTGGGGCTGCACTAACATTTACTTGGCCTATTGCTCATAATTTCATGTTCAGCTTCATCAATAAGTTACCATgttaagaaataaaattttggaaaatatgatttttatttatttattattaggtGGATATATGATACAAATGACTGATGTTAAAGATGAATATGGGGCCTTAATGCATCATGACATGAACATTGTTTCCTGATGTACAAGTCTGTACAAATGGGCCCCATTGTTTGGTGACCCATGGTGCTAATCTGATTGGTACAATCTAGGACAGAATTGTGCAAAAATCTCTCAGATCGGAAGATCCAAACCCTCCAATCACTGGCCTGGAGATATACGGTAAAAAGAGAACAATCCAGAAGAGGATAAATATTTGATGGTCAGGATCTACCGACTGGAAAATGTTTCGGGCATCCAACGCCCACATTGGGGCTCATCaggtcaacagtctggatcaccacgTATCCTCAATCCCCAATCAATACAAAAGGCAGATTCCAGATTAATAGCAATTTGCCATAGCAATCCACTTATACTGCTTTGCGGAGCCTATCCAGCAATTGTGGAAGTTCTAATGATAATGACAGAAATATAATTTTCCGATGCATCACGACATTTATTGTATCCTATTTTCTGATGTGCAGATTCCATTGTTTTAATTTCCTATTttattgatgtgtgtgtgtgtaaagagaCAATTTCGGCCGATATGGATCCTATAGTCTGATACGCCCAgtatcgtatcattttagggcctggttGATACAGTCACAACATTATTTAAAACCTTGCTCAGAAGTAAAAAATCCTTCCTTTTCATTTGGAGCAGCAATCTCGTGATGTGCTATCCTGGTACTCATGGAAACTTCATTGTCCAACATTACTCAATTGGACCTCCATACTCCATAGAGTACTGATCAAGTGATCAAATGGATGCTATTTCCTTCGGTCATAGGGTTGGCTGGTGGAATGTGGTTGGTTTTGGTTTAATGGAACTAACAGAGTTGAGCCAACTCCAGTGTCTCTCCATTGTCTAATCTCTAATAAACCCAACCAATCTCCATGGCTCTTACCTACGTTTATGCTTTAGCCCCAATCCttccatcccattcatccatcATCACTTTCAAATATCAGCGGGAGAAACTAGGAaatgagtggggtaaactagaaaatcagtgggagaaactaggaaatgagtggggcaaactagaaaatcagcgggggaaactggaaaatcagcgaggcaaactggaaaatcagcgggggaaactgaaaaatcagcggggcaaactagaaaatcagcgggggaaacatgaaaatcagcggggcaaactagaaaatcagcgagggaaactggaaaatcagcggggcaaactagaaaatcagctggggaaacatgaaaatcagcggagcaagcatgaaaatgagtggggcaagcataaAAATGAGCGGATCAGGCATGAGAATGAGCGGGCCAATCTTAAGCATTGAGTTCCATGTACATTGAACTTGATCGATGAGCATAGCGAAGCAAACGAaaaatatagtgggacaaagtataaagttcatttcatcatccaccaaaattacaaagtatgctatacatcataacttacaattccgACGAATATGCAAAATTTTTTCAAAGTAtgctatccaccaaaattacaaagtatgttatacatcaaaacttacaaagtatgctatacatcataacttacaatgtatattcaacgatgtatataatacaatgtatacaacatatttccaaaattcatcccatgccctagacaaatatcatctacaaactAGAGACAAGCAATTATATACTATTAACTTCCTCCAATCGGCGGTGATTTTTTGCATGTCTAttcccgccaaggtgagaccgctacacaaaatgtcgatgtatttcattacgaatataccacagtcataaccattgtcctgcttcGGTGCATATTCATCGACTCTGATggtccacttcttcccttcaagcgcagtgctgtCTCCAGTGGTATGGAAGAGGATGGGGAGTCATCAgttatcttcttcatcttttgcttGTACTTTGATAATAAATTGGTGCACAAGCTATCCACAACAATAATTTCTCTTACTCTAGGATAGATGACTAGCAGAAACCAATATGAATTTTTGTGATTTATGGGCGCATAGACCTGTTCatgattcacaaaataatatattagtcaaacaTGATAGAAGACATAACAGTAAAAGATGATATTCTGTGACAAGTGCATTAtccgttcataacaccaaattgcTTTGGCGTATGGTTTATCTCACTGCTTGGCAATTGCGTAGGCTGTACCCATCTGACCTAATAGCTGGGCCCGTTCTAACGCCGATTTGGAGGCCTGGTATGCAATCAAAATaggcaaacacccctcaaggctttgctgttacaaacatgaaGAAAGTTCACGTCatgtaagaaaatcaaattttcaaacagATTACGGATTAGCGTAATAAATAGTTGCCGTAAAATACGtaggacagaacttgcaatcttgaggatatgctattgaaaggtcgttatgccttttctcaaggaactcgatgtatgtgtcgatagcctaatcaataggatagtacgatttagtcatagattaatataacacataattatatgtcaatcaataCATATTGAGAATAAATTAATAATgcttacctcgctatcaacccacgcatcttTCAGCCATATCGTACTGAACCATTTTTCCGCTGTCATGGCCTTGtttgcttcataccagtcctctGCCTCTTTTACCTCATGTGCGGATAGTATCCTGAAaggatccatctgtagaggaaatggtatcggagaagttGCAAAAGCTGTTACTTGCTCGGGTTCGGGAACCGCCGCAGGGGTTGTATCGaatgcagacagggacaagtacggagaaatcttgtaatatgacggcttcggtatccttttggttctcctttcataaataggatgagaagtggatgcattcaatacattACCTTTGACATTACTATACGATTGCACATCTAGGTCCCCATGTCcaagttctttatcttcaatatcatttacttcccctctcttcctcaactcctcaccctcctccatcacaaaacaTCCCCTCCGTGTATGACTACATTCCTTCTCCTTAAtaaactcctccctctcattcactaacttttccttgtcctcaaaaaataaatccttctccctcttcaattgttctttctcattcagcaacctctccctctcagcaaacattgcttctttccttctcatctcttccctctcttttctcaattcgtccctctccttcttcaattcctctctctccttcttcaactcttccctctcaattcgaaattcctccataaaaacaacattcttcataataccccccctcggtccctctccctccacgcctttctcatcgttatcatctgactcatcctcctcatgatcagtctcattaccctcatcatcattatcttcctGGGTCTCGGTAAGCTACAAGATGTatagatggatatgtaagagtaaggataactttacaatgacagaaaattatagttcatttttcatgacatctcacctggaaactgtcacgcaccgagcgaacggcatccgtttcccattctcgtagagttggttctaatttcattactactaATGTCTggaaaagaacaaagagtaatgttaaataattAAGCGTATACGTCAACTTAAGCAAAGTAAATGTCAGAgatatataaacttacagctttactctcgaaaatagcatTTATTCTGTTGTACCTCCAACATTTCCAGCCTCGGTATTGAATGAAGCGTGAAATTTGATGGGGAATATATGAAACAATACACACTTGTAGGGCCGGAAAtgtctctactgcccatacctgttagaatAAAATTGTAAATGGTTAAAAATCCATAATTGAATATAGAaggaaaacatataaaaaataaaaggtgttcttacttgtaggCGAAGGGcgcaaccacatacagtgtaccgAGGGGACCTTGATGCGGCAACAGCAAATTCGATTCCTTGCaacattgtatagtatcccaGACTACCCCACGGATACATATAGAAATCATCTAACGAGTCCACCAAGTGAATATAATCCaagttgcacatggttttcggttcggttcccgtaagaaagcactctacaactagaagtagggcaactttcacgacgtcctcatgcttattggtgtcaactaatctctcaaacacatccattaggtgcttctttaagATTGGATATTCCTTGAAGTATTTATCTCTTAGTGTACTCGTAGTGCAACGATTCttcggtacagtaagatctccaatcttaagaccggtaatgagggcgaagtccatcttcgaaaactgcaatcgcctccccctgatcacaaatactgaatcacctttgtatcttaatAAAAGAATCTGAAATatagcccctataaatctaaaggatgtaacatgcaatagaaacgagaaCGGGGATTGCCTAAACAGATTTAGGCGACTATTGTGCTTTTCCACTCCACcattcaccttgtcaaaccaccatgtcagtctacacctagatgttgggttggagattacgGCAGAATATTCGTCGTCtgcagaaatgaattgaaaaacatatcaaacataaaattcacaagataaacatagtgtacaaaattagaatcatttctgaaaacaatgtagcatttcattaatttgaacaagcttcatatgaaatataaatagaaaatgagCAAGGAAATACCAAAAATTATACAGAGACAAACCATTAACATAAGCTATACATTGATCGGAACTAAcaagaaattggaaattgaacatggcaagctggacattttaccaagttcaacgttGGCCAGATTAGTGAACATTTATAGTGGTAGTATCAACAAGAAGATGTTATTTGCAACTAGTTTTATAGTTGGTTAATTGGTCATATTTTCTTCTTGAAGAGAGTTGTCATCTTCAAAGAAACATGCCTAAACCCTGTTAcgaaaacataaaattcagcgagacaaacttgaatttcagcgggggtaacatgaaattgaggaggaCAAACTGGataattagcggggcaaactacagattcagcagggcaaatcattaaaatcagcggggcaaactggaaaatcaacgggggaaactagaagatcagcggggcaaactaggaaatcagcgggggaaactggaaaatcagcggggtaaattggaaaatcagcggggcaagctagaaaatcagtgggggaaactagaaaatcagcggggcaaactgaaaaattagcggggcaaacatgaaaatgagctgggcaaacttaataaataatttcgtggcttgagccgaaaaatctaaacatatccaatattcaaatggaccacaccaaatgaaattttgaattgaacttctaatgttgatcatttcttatgtgccacagaagttttggttcaagtttataattgtgttttctattaatccatatctgtatgatcttatgaataggtttgatcacaaacaaacatcactgttgggccgactatggtttcggcggtagaaatcattatgcccactgtttcctgtggtatgatccacttgatcttttgatatgcttcaatttgagggctaaaccccttaaaataaatgaaaaaacagatggacggtgtagatatattacatacattcattgtgggcccaactgagtttacatagtacaatgggaacgtactgactaactcagtacgcaatccgattacgctttcTATGCCCcataatggtgttttatttgtaatacatcatgttcatcggattatgtaatacccatccgttttcatcgcaatatgtatacaccaaaaccccatatgtgaaAGGGAACCTATACATTGAGGGGGgaaacctagacattcagcgggacaaacatgaaattgaatgggacaaacatgaatttcagcgggggagacattaaattcagcggggaaaacatgaaattcagtggggaaaaaaAGAAATTGATTAGGGTAAACTTGatattcagcaggggaaacatgagattcagtagggcaaatcaataaattcagcgaggcaaactggaaaatctgcgggggaaactagaagatcagcgaggcaaactaggaaatcaacggagcaaactaggaaatcagcggggcaaactaggaaattagcgggacaaactagaaaatcagcggggcaaactgaaaaatcagtaggggaaactggaaaatcagcggggaaaactagaaaatcagcaagacaaactgaaaaatcagcgaggTAAACTTAATAAATAATTTCGTGGCTtaagccgaaaaatctaaacatatccaatgttcaaatggaccacaccacatgaaattttgaattgagcttctaatgttgatcatttcttaggggccacagaagttttggatcaagcttataattgtgttttctattaatccatatctgtatgatcttatgaataggtttgataacaaacaaacatcactgttgggccgactatggtttcggcggtggaaatcattatgcccactgtttcccgtagtATGATCCActcgatcttttgatatgcttcaatttgggggctaaaccccttaaaataaatggaaaaatggatggacggtgtggatatactacatacattcattgtgggcccaactgagtttacttagtacaatgggagcgtactgactaactcaatacgcaatccgattacgcttgctacaccccacaatggtgttttatttgtaatacatcatgttcatcggattatgtaatacccctctattttcatcgcaatatgtatacaccaaaacctcatatgtggaagggaacctaaacattgagggagggaacctagacattcagcgggacaaacatgaaattgaacgggacaaacatgaaaatcagcgggggagaACATGAAATTTTGGATACATGAAATTCAtgggaaaaatatgaaattgatcGGGCAAACTTGattagcaggggaaacatgagatTCAACCAAGGCAAACaggaaaatcagcaggggaaactagaagatcaacgGGGTaataggaaatcagcggggcaaactgaaaaatcagcggggcaaactggaaaatcagccgggcaaactagaaaatcagcggggcaaactgacaAATTAGTgggggaaattagaaaatcagcggggcaaactgaaaaatcagtgaggcaaacatgaaaattagtggggcaaacttaacaaataagtaAACTCAGCGGGGGAGACATTAAAGTCAgcagggaaaatatgaaattcagtggggaaaacatgaaattgatcggggtAAACTTGATATTCAGCGGCGGAAACATgagattcagcagggcaaatcattaaattcagcggggcaaattggaaaATTAACGgaggaaactggaaaatcagtggggcaaactagaaaatcaacgggaaaaactagaaaatcagcggggcaaactgaaaaatcagtgggggaaattagaaaatcagcggggcaaactgaaaaatcagcagggcaaacttaacaaataattttgtggcttgagctgaaaaatctaaacatatccaatgttcaaatggaccacaccacatgaaattttgaattgaacttctaatgttgatcatttcttaggggccacagaagttttggatcaagcttataattgtgttttctattaatccatatatgtatgatcttatgaataggtttgataacaaacaaacatcactgttgggccgactatggtttcggcagtgaaaatcattatgcccactgtttcccgtggtatgatccacttgatcttttgatatgcttcaatttggggctcaaccccttaaaatagatggaaaaacggggatagtaaattcaatgtgggcccaactgagtttaaaatataaaaggtggggtccttactgttgctcgggtggtaaactctcaggagtttcaactcccggtcaagagttcgagtgccataggtggtgaaattccaccagcgtgagtgtgtggggtgtgtgtctgtgtgtaataataattaaataatatatatatacctgtctTGTGTGCTTTCTTCGTTAGGCCCATCATTTCAAGAAgaaaagacaaaatgctgatATGGGGCCGATAAAAAGGGTGTTTTTTTGGATCTTTCTACCGGAAATGCAGTGAGGAAAtggggggtgaaagcaacggcaggGAAAGTGACagtagaaagggagaggaaaagcaaagagAGGAAATGGAGAGTAAGAGCCATTTCCGtcaggaggaggggtattttcatcttgAATTTCGGTCTCCGCACAtggaggtctaagttgcaaaacaaggtttgtcttctttcataaaaacagccggatacaaggtggggtccacagtcctaaatttctcattTCCGCTGGCATATGCAGTTAGGGACCgcggatcaggtggtgttgccCACACCACTGCCGGGGTAGGGTGGTGATATGTTGGCCCTATGAatcccactttgatttatgtgttttatatccacaccgtttatatgTTTTGACAGCTTTGAGTTCCACTTTGAgtcatgtgttttatatccacaccattcgtatGTTTTGACAGCTTATTCAAGTGGACTACGCCATAGAAAACAACCTTGATTGAATGtgccccattaaaaacttcatgagggccacaaaagttttagttcAAACTGgtgtttgtgttttccattcaggtatgtgtgatcttatcaacaagttgatttggcaaataaacgttacattGAGCTGAAGAAAGTTTCAACCGTGAatgtcattattcccactctttCATATGCTGTGATCCACTTAACCTTCGGTTCTGCTTCATCTTTCTATTGATAGcataaaatgagctataaaaaaggatggacggagtagatataaaacatataaattaaagTGAGCGCACGTCACCCAACACATCACCACGCTACCGTGGGATGGTGCGGCACCAAATCGTGTAACACTTGATACAAAGATTTCCCGGAACAtagagctttgtggggcccaccgcattaCCTgcgtaaaatccactctgtccatcagtttcgtcTGAACATGTTAGATGAGATCCCAGAAATAAGGTAGTTCCAAagacccaagtgggc
Coding sequences:
- the LOC131249693 gene encoding uncharacterized protein LOC131249693, producing MKNVVFMEEFRIEREELKKEREELKKERDELRKEREEMRRKEAMFAERERLLNEKEQLKREKDLFFEDKEKLVNEREEFIKEKECSHTRRGCFVMEEGEELRKRGEVNDIEDKELGHGDLDVQSYSNVKGNVLNASTSHPIYERRTKRIPKPSYYKISPYLSLSAFDTTPAAVPEPEQVTAFATSPIPFPLQMDPFRILSAHEVKEAEDWYEANKAMTAEKWFSTIWLKDAWVDSEAIDTYIEFLEKRHNDLSIAYPQDCKFCPTYFTQSLEGCLPILIAYQASKSALERAQLLGQMGTAYAIAKQ